A region from the Variovorax sp. V93 genome encodes:
- a CDS encoding LapA family protein encodes MGVRSAFLFVILLLIAALAALNWGTLSSPVPVSLGFMTVSAPLGLMMLGLTVALGVFFLVYVLYLHSSVLLDAKRHNREMQVQRDLADKAEASRFTELRNFLEAQETKHMAQNADRHAALLTRLGQVESVIRQRSEQSDNTVAAHIGQLEDRIERKPLPTDIDPRI; translated from the coding sequence ATGGGCGTGAGATCTGCTTTCCTGTTCGTCATCCTGCTGCTGATCGCGGCGCTCGCCGCGCTCAACTGGGGCACGCTCTCGTCACCGGTGCCGGTGTCGCTGGGCTTCATGACCGTGTCCGCGCCGCTGGGCCTCATGATGCTGGGGCTGACGGTGGCCCTCGGCGTGTTCTTCCTGGTCTATGTTCTGTACCTGCACAGCTCTGTGCTGCTCGACGCCAAGCGCCACAACAGGGAAATGCAGGTGCAGCGCGACCTGGCCGACAAGGCCGAGGCCTCGCGCTTCACCGAACTGCGCAATTTCCTCGAGGCGCAGGAAACCAAGCACATGGCGCAGAACGCCGACCGGCATGCCGCACTGCTGACGCGGCTGGGGCAGGTCGAGAGCGTGATCCGCCAGCGCTCGGAGCAGTCCGACAACACCGTGGCCGCGCACATCGGCCAGCTCGAAGACCGCATCGAGCGCAAGCCGCTGCCCACGGACATCGATCCGCGGATCTGA
- the acs gene encoding acetate--CoA ligase, whose translation MSSSASKNIESVLVENRVFPPDARASAGARISGMAAYEALCQEAEQDFEGFWSRLARENLSWTKPFSRTLDESNAPFYQWFGDGELNASANCLDRHIGTPVEHKTAIVFEADDGAVTRVSYKELLARVSQFANALKAAGIEKGDRVIIYMPMTIEGVVAMQACARIGATHSVVFGGFSAKALQERIIDAGAVAVITANYQLRGGKELPLKAIVDDGIALGGCESIQTVFVYERTPSAWRRVEGRDKTFAEALAGQSTECAPVPVNAEHPLFILYTSGSTGKPKGVQHATGGYLLWARLTMDWTFDIRPEDIFWCTADIGWITGHTYVAYGPLAAGATQVVFEGIPTFPHAGRFWQMIERHQVSVFYTAPTAIRSLIKAAESDEKVHPKNWNLDSLRILGSVGEPINPEAWMWYHRHIGHEKCPIVDTFWQTETGGHVITPLPGATPLVPGSCTLPLPGIMAAIVDETGKDLPNGAGGMLVIKRPWPSMIRTIWNDPERFRKSYFPEEMGGTIYLAGDGAVRSEDRGYFRITGRIDDVLNVSGHRLGTMEIESALVSKTDLVAEAAVVGRPDDVTGEAVCAFVVLKRGRPTGEEARQIANELRAWVAKEIGPIAKPKDIRFGENLPKTRSGKIMRRLLRSIAKGEAITQDISTLENPAILEQLSQTN comes from the coding sequence ATGAGCAGCAGCGCATCGAAGAACATCGAATCCGTCCTGGTCGAGAACCGCGTGTTCCCGCCCGACGCCCGTGCCAGCGCCGGCGCGCGCATCAGCGGCATGGCCGCCTACGAGGCCCTGTGCCAGGAGGCCGAGCAGGACTTCGAAGGCTTCTGGAGCCGCCTGGCGCGTGAGAACCTGAGCTGGACCAAGCCCTTCAGCCGCACCCTCGACGAATCCAACGCCCCCTTCTACCAATGGTTCGGCGACGGCGAACTCAACGCCAGCGCCAACTGCCTGGACCGCCACATCGGCACCCCCGTCGAGCACAAGACCGCCATCGTCTTCGAGGCCGACGACGGCGCCGTCACCCGCGTCAGCTACAAGGAACTGCTCGCGCGCGTGAGCCAGTTCGCCAACGCCCTGAAGGCCGCCGGCATCGAGAAGGGCGACCGCGTCATCATCTACATGCCCATGACCATCGAGGGCGTGGTCGCCATGCAGGCCTGCGCGCGCATCGGTGCCACCCACAGCGTCGTGTTCGGCGGCTTCTCCGCCAAGGCCCTGCAGGAGCGCATCATCGACGCCGGCGCCGTGGCCGTCATCACCGCCAACTACCAGCTGCGCGGCGGCAAGGAGCTGCCCCTGAAGGCCATCGTCGACGACGGCATCGCCCTGGGCGGCTGCGAATCCATCCAGACCGTCTTCGTCTACGAGCGCACCCCCAGCGCCTGGCGCCGCGTCGAGGGCCGCGACAAGACATTCGCCGAGGCGCTGGCCGGCCAGAGCACCGAGTGCGCCCCCGTCCCCGTGAACGCCGAGCACCCGCTCTTCATCCTCTACACCTCCGGCTCCACCGGCAAGCCCAAGGGCGTGCAGCACGCCACCGGCGGCTACCTGCTGTGGGCCCGGCTCACCATGGACTGGACCTTCGACATCCGGCCCGAGGACATCTTCTGGTGCACCGCCGACATCGGCTGGATCACCGGCCACACCTACGTCGCCTACGGCCCGCTGGCCGCCGGCGCCACCCAGGTCGTGTTCGAGGGCATCCCCACCTTCCCGCACGCCGGGCGCTTCTGGCAGATGATCGAGCGCCACCAGGTCAGCGTCTTCTACACCGCCCCCACCGCCATCCGCTCGCTCATCAAGGCCGCCGAATCGGACGAGAAGGTGCACCCGAAGAACTGGAACCTGGACAGCCTGCGCATCCTCGGCTCGGTGGGCGAGCCCATCAACCCCGAGGCCTGGATGTGGTACCACCGCCATATCGGCCATGAGAAATGTCCGATCGTCGACACCTTCTGGCAGACCGAGACCGGCGGCCACGTCATCACGCCCCTGCCGGGGGCCACGCCGCTGGTGCCGGGCTCATGCACCTTGCCGCTGCCGGGCATCATGGCCGCCATCGTGGACGAGACCGGCAAGGACCTGCCCAACGGCGCGGGCGGCATGCTGGTCATCAAGCGGCCCTGGCCCTCGATGATCCGCACCATCTGGAACGACCCCGAGCGCTTCAGGAAGAGCTATTTCCCCGAGGAAATGGGCGGCACCATCTACCTGGCCGGCGACGGCGCGGTGCGCAGCGAAGACCGCGGCTACTTCCGCATCACCGGGCGCATCGACGACGTGCTCAACGTGTCGGGGCACCGCCTGGGCACGATGGAGATCGAATCGGCGCTGGTGTCCAAGACCGACCTGGTGGCCGAGGCGGCGGTGGTGGGGCGGCCCGACGACGTGACGGGCGAGGCGGTGTGCGCCTTCGTGGTGCTCAAGCGCGGCCGCCCGACCGGCGAAGAGGCCAGGCAGATCGCCAACGAGCTGCGCGCCTGGGTGGCCAAGGAGATCGGCCCGATCGCCAAGCCCAAGGACATCCGCTTCGGCGAGAACCTGCCCAAGACGCGCAGCGGCAAGATCATGCGGCGCCTGCTGCGCAGCATCGCGAAGGGCGAGGCCATCACGCAGGATATCTCCACGCTGGAAAATCCGGCGATTCTGGAACAGTTGTCACAGACCAACTGA